The following coding sequences are from one Shewanella putrefaciens window:
- a CDS encoding AEC family transporter translates to MGNIIEQLLFSASITGPICLMLALGVILKRTQVINENFIDVASKLVFNVTLPALLFLSIISSHHDLAASAPLIGYGLLANLLFFILSTYATKRFFPEPKDQGVIIQGGFRANTAIIGLAYVSNAYGESGVALAAVYVASMTLLYNIQAVICLSPRGEESSRRAFAVIIKTITKNPLIIAIILGMLFYLLAIPVPKMVLDAGQYFANMTLPLALLCTGGSLDIGSLRHEKYSTWFSTALKLIFAPLFITLGALMLGYRGVELALVFLMSAAPTAAASYVMARAMGGNATLAANIIALTTVCSLLTCTLGIFILSTLGLI, encoded by the coding sequence ATGGGCAATATCATTGAGCAGTTGTTGTTTTCTGCCTCAATAACGGGTCCGATCTGTTTGATGTTAGCCCTCGGGGTGATCCTAAAACGCACCCAAGTCATCAACGAAAACTTTATCGATGTCGCATCAAAACTCGTCTTTAATGTCACGCTGCCCGCACTATTGTTTTTAAGCATTATTAGCTCACATCACGATCTTGCCGCCAGTGCCCCCTTAATTGGTTACGGCCTATTGGCCAATCTGTTGTTTTTTATCCTTTCGACCTACGCGACGAAACGATTTTTCCCTGAGCCAAAGGATCAAGGCGTTATTATTCAAGGAGGATTTAGGGCCAATACTGCGATTATCGGCTTAGCCTATGTCTCTAACGCCTATGGAGAGTCTGGGGTTGCCTTAGCCGCAGTTTACGTGGCGTCGATGACGCTACTCTATAATATTCAAGCCGTGATTTGCTTAAGCCCGAGGGGTGAGGAATCCAGCCGCCGCGCTTTTGCGGTGATCATAAAAACCATCACCAAAAATCCGCTAATTATCGCCATTATCCTTGGCATGTTGTTTTACCTGCTCGCGATTCCTGTACCGAAAATGGTCCTCGATGCGGGACAATACTTTGCCAATATGACCCTGCCATTAGCGCTACTTTGCACTGGTGGTTCACTGGATATTGGCTCACTCAGACATGAAAAGTATTCCACTTGGTTCTCGACCGCCTTAAAACTTATCTTTGCCCCACTGTTTATCACCCTAGGGGCCTTGATGCTTGGCTATCGCGGAGTGGAACTTGCCTTAGTGTTTTTGATGAGTGCAGCGCCCACGGCGGCCGCAAGTTATGTGATGGCGCGGGCCATGGGCGGAAATGCCACGCTTGCGGCTAATATAATCGCACTCACCACCGTTTGCTCGCTGCTTACCTGCACCTTAGGCATTTTTATCCTGTCTACTTTAGGGCTGATTTAA